The Mycolicibacterium flavescens genome has a segment encoding these proteins:
- the vgb gene encoding Virginiamycin B lyase, which translates to MTHAIKVALDGGPYGIAAGPDGALWVTLVHDGAIARVTDSGEVATSPVAPGCRPSIITAGPDGALWFTRNGDDHIGRITTAGEVSAFELPAGSAPYGITTAPDGALWFTAMGSGMVARMSTDGEVSEAHPVGGAPAMIVTGPDGALWFTLNQASAVGRLTLGGDLSIRETPTAASGPVGITATHDDALWFTEIVAERLGRIPIDDAIQEIDLPGKPHAVVADPSDGVWVTLWGSSQLARVGGDGDIVTIDLPPGSEPHGLAVDPDGAVWVALEAGHILRMPT; encoded by the coding sequence GTGACACACGCGATCAAGGTCGCGCTCGACGGCGGGCCCTACGGGATCGCGGCAGGTCCGGACGGCGCGCTCTGGGTGACGCTGGTGCACGACGGCGCGATCGCGCGGGTCACCGACAGCGGCGAGGTCGCGACGTCTCCCGTGGCACCGGGCTGTCGGCCGTCGATCATCACCGCGGGCCCCGACGGAGCGCTGTGGTTCACCCGCAACGGCGACGACCACATCGGCCGCATCACCACCGCCGGCGAAGTGAGCGCGTTCGAACTCCCGGCGGGAAGCGCTCCATACGGCATCACGACGGCCCCCGACGGGGCGCTGTGGTTCACGGCGATGGGCTCCGGAATGGTCGCTCGGATGTCGACGGACGGTGAGGTTTCGGAGGCCCACCCGGTCGGCGGAGCGCCGGCGATGATCGTCACCGGTCCCGACGGGGCGCTGTGGTTCACGCTGAATCAAGCCAGCGCCGTCGGCCGCCTCACCCTCGGCGGTGACCTTTCCATCCGCGAAACACCCACTGCCGCCTCGGGTCCCGTCGGCATCACGGCAACCCACGACGACGCGCTGTGGTTCACCGAGATCGTCGCCGAACGCCTCGGCCGGATACCGATCGACGATGCCATCCAGGAAATCGACCTGCCCGGCAAGCCGCATGCGGTGGTCGCCGATCCCAGCGACGGCGTGTGGGTGACGCTGTGGGGGTCCAGCCAGCTCGCCCGCGTCGGCGGTGACGGTGACATCGTCACGATCGACCTGCCGCCGGGCAGTGAACCGCACGGGCTCGCGGTGGACCCCGATGGCGCCGTCTGGGTCGCACTGGAAGCCGGTCACATCCTGCGAATGCCGACCTGA
- the glgE gene encoding glycosidase — protein sequence MAGRIEIDDVAPVVSEGRYPAKAVVGEIVPVAATVWREGHDAVAATLVVRYHGTAYPQLADDPPGLVTAEAVPIETVLGATPRKKPQHLPMTTGRTPDVFHGAFTPDCPGLWTFRVDGWGDPVATWRKNVTAKLDAGQSESELSNDLLVGARLLERASTGVPRQHRYPLIEAAARLRQPGDPFTRAGAALAPEVTRLLDEYPLRELVTRGEQYGVWVDRAEARFTAWYEFFPRSTGGWDAKGNPVHGTFATATKALPRIARMGFDVVYLPPIHPIGKVHRKGRNNSVTAAPNDVGSPWAIGSDEGGHDAVHPDLGTIDDFDDFVAAARDDGMEVALDLALQCAPDHPWAKKHPEWFTVLPDGTIAYAENPPKKYQDIYPLNFDNDPAGLYEEVLRVVRHWISHGVKIFRVDNPHTKPPNFWAWLIGQVKNEHPDVLFLSEAFTRPARLYGLAKLGFTQSYSYFTWRTAKWELTEFGQQIAEHADYACPNLFVNTPDILHESLQHGGPGMFAIRAVLASTMSSAWGMYSGFELYEHRAVREGSEEYLNSEKYELRPRDFDAALADGESLEPFITRLNEIRRLHPALHQLRTITFHHADNDALLAYSKFDPATGDQVLVVVTLNPFGPEEATLWLDMPALGMEPYDRFWVRDEITGDEYQWGQSNYVRLDPVRAVAHVLNMPQVPADQRLNLLRRE from the coding sequence GTGGCCGGTCGAATCGAGATCGATGACGTCGCGCCTGTCGTCTCCGAGGGGCGGTACCCCGCGAAGGCGGTCGTCGGCGAAATCGTTCCGGTCGCGGCCACAGTCTGGCGCGAGGGCCACGACGCCGTCGCGGCCACCCTGGTGGTGCGCTACCACGGCACGGCATATCCCCAGCTCGCCGACGATCCGCCGGGGCTGGTGACCGCCGAAGCGGTGCCCATCGAGACTGTGCTCGGCGCTACGCCGCGCAAGAAGCCGCAGCATCTGCCGATGACGACGGGGCGGACTCCCGACGTCTTTCATGGTGCGTTCACCCCCGACTGCCCCGGTCTGTGGACGTTTCGGGTGGACGGCTGGGGTGATCCGGTCGCGACCTGGCGCAAGAACGTCACGGCCAAGCTCGACGCGGGCCAGAGCGAATCGGAGCTGTCGAACGACCTACTGGTCGGCGCCCGGCTGCTGGAACGCGCCTCAACCGGTGTGCCGCGTCAGCATCGCTATCCGCTGATCGAGGCTGCGGCACGGCTGCGCCAGCCAGGCGATCCGTTCACCCGTGCCGGCGCCGCGCTGGCACCGGAGGTCACCCGTCTGCTCGACGAATATCCGCTGCGCGAGTTGGTGACCCGCGGCGAGCAGTACGGCGTCTGGGTCGACCGCGCCGAGGCGCGGTTCACCGCGTGGTACGAGTTCTTCCCCCGCTCGACCGGCGGCTGGGACGCCAAGGGCAACCCGGTGCACGGCACCTTCGCCACCGCCACCAAGGCGCTGCCCCGGATCGCCCGGATGGGCTTCGACGTGGTCTACCTCCCGCCGATCCACCCGATCGGCAAGGTGCACCGCAAAGGCCGCAACAACAGCGTCACCGCCGCGCCCAACGACGTCGGCTCGCCGTGGGCCATCGGAAGCGACGAGGGCGGCCACGACGCGGTCCATCCGGACCTGGGCACGATCGACGACTTCGACGACTTCGTCGCCGCGGCTCGCGACGACGGCATGGAGGTGGCGCTCGACCTCGCGCTGCAGTGCGCCCCCGACCATCCCTGGGCCAAGAAACACCCCGAGTGGTTCACCGTGCTGCCCGACGGCACCATCGCCTACGCGGAGAACCCCCCGAAGAAGTACCAGGACATCTATCCGCTGAACTTCGACAACGACCCCGCCGGGCTCTACGAAGAGGTGCTGCGGGTGGTAAGGCACTGGATCTCGCACGGCGTCAAGATCTTCCGGGTCGACAACCCGCACACCAAGCCGCCGAACTTCTGGGCCTGGCTGATCGGCCAGGTGAAAAACGAGCACCCCGATGTGCTGTTCCTCTCCGAGGCATTCACCCGTCCCGCACGGCTGTACGGATTGGCCAAACTGGGGTTCACACAGTCGTATTCGTACTTCACCTGGCGCACCGCTAAGTGGGAGCTCACCGAGTTCGGCCAACAGATCGCCGAGCACGCCGACTACGCGTGCCCGAACCTGTTCGTCAACACGCCCGACATCCTGCACGAAAGCCTGCAGCACGGAGGCCCCGGGATGTTCGCTATCCGCGCGGTGCTCGCGTCGACGATGAGTTCGGCGTGGGGGATGTACTCGGGATTCGAACTGTACGAACACCGTGCGGTCCGGGAAGGCAGCGAGGAGTACCTCAACTCCGAGAAGTACGAGCTGCGACCCCGCGACTTCGACGCAGCGCTCGCCGACGGTGAATCGCTGGAGCCGTTCATCACCCGGCTCAACGAGATCCGTCGACTGCATCCCGCCCTACATCAGTTGCGCACCATCACGTTCCACCACGCCGACAACGACGCGCTGCTGGCCTACAGCAAGTTCGATCCGGCCACCGGAGACCAGGTGCTGGTGGTGGTCACGCTCAACCCGTTCGGACCCGAGGAGGCCACCCTGTGGCTGGACATGCCCGCCCTCGGGATGGAGCCCTACGACCGGTTCTGGGTCCGCGACGAGATCACCGGCGACGAATACCAATGGGGGCAGTCCAATTACGTGCGCCTCGACCCGGTGCGCGCGGTGGCACACGTGTTGAACATGCCGCAGGTGCCCGCCGACCAACGACTCAATCTGCTGCGTAGGGAGTGA
- a CDS encoding putative metalloprotease — MNRRHVRGAVTAMSAVLVITGCTTTLRGEPVSVFNDPFRVAGMPATDGPTGLRPDARDPTRVVVGTNGSDSDELARQAISDIEEFWEGAYGAAFDGRFEPVDRVYSWDANGFDSTGFCDTDTYALVNAGYCTTDNTIGWDRGELLPSLRQEFGDMGVTMVLAHEYGHAVQRQAGLVDDDTPTLVSEQQADCLAGAYMRWVAEDNSPRFTLSTGEGLNNVLASVIAFRDPLLSEYDPEVGVDEHGSAFERLSAFQFGFTDGPSACAAIDMREIGQRRGDLPVLLQEDETGEWPVSEESVGAVMDAMDILFTPANPPQRSFDPPACTNARPSPPVSYCPATNTIAVDLDELAVMGAQPDIEDPVSLATGDNTAYSVLVSRYMQAIQNEHGGVALDNAEAALRTACLTGVATTKLSKSVTTPDGNTVALTAGDVDEAVSGILMNGLVASDVNGESVPSGFSRIDAFRVGVLGDTERCFKRFD; from the coding sequence ATGAATCGACGACACGTGCGGGGCGCCGTGACCGCGATGTCGGCGGTGCTCGTCATCACCGGATGCACCACAACGCTTCGCGGCGAACCCGTGTCGGTGTTCAACGATCCGTTCCGTGTCGCAGGCATGCCTGCGACCGACGGCCCCACCGGTTTACGGCCGGACGCGCGCGATCCGACGCGAGTGGTGGTGGGCACCAACGGGAGTGACTCCGACGAGCTGGCCCGCCAGGCGATCAGCGACATCGAAGAGTTCTGGGAAGGCGCCTACGGCGCCGCGTTCGACGGCCGGTTCGAGCCGGTCGACCGCGTCTATTCCTGGGACGCCAACGGATTCGACAGCACCGGGTTCTGCGACACCGACACCTACGCCTTGGTCAACGCCGGCTACTGCACCACCGACAACACCATCGGATGGGATCGCGGCGAGCTCCTGCCCAGTCTGCGGCAGGAGTTCGGCGACATGGGAGTGACGATGGTGCTCGCCCACGAATACGGCCACGCCGTGCAGAGGCAGGCGGGCCTGGTCGACGACGACACCCCGACGCTGGTGTCCGAACAGCAGGCCGACTGTCTGGCGGGCGCCTACATGCGCTGGGTCGCAGAAGACAACTCGCCGCGATTCACGCTGTCGACCGGCGAAGGGCTCAACAACGTGTTGGCGTCCGTCATCGCGTTCCGGGATCCGTTGTTGAGCGAGTACGACCCCGAAGTCGGGGTCGACGAACACGGTTCGGCGTTCGAACGCCTGTCGGCCTTCCAGTTCGGCTTCACCGACGGCCCGTCGGCCTGCGCGGCCATCGACATGCGCGAGATCGGCCAACGCCGGGGCGATCTGCCGGTGCTCCTGCAAGAGGACGAGACCGGCGAATGGCCCGTCTCCGAAGAGTCGGTAGGGGCCGTCATGGACGCGATGGACATCCTCTTCACACCCGCCAACCCGCCGCAGCGCAGCTTCGACCCCCCGGCCTGCACGAACGCGCGACCGAGTCCGCCGGTGTCCTACTGCCCGGCGACCAACACCATCGCCGTCGACCTCGACGAGCTGGCGGTGATGGGCGCCCAGCCCGACATCGAGGACCCGGTCAGCTTGGCCACCGGTGACAACACCGCCTACTCGGTACTGGTGTCGCGGTACATGCAGGCGATCCAGAACGAGCACGGCGGCGTCGCACTGGACAACGCCGAGGCCGCGCTGCGCACGGCGTGCCTGACCGGTGTCGCCACCACCAAACTCTCGAAGAGCGTTACCACCCCCGACGGCAACACCGTCGCGCTGACCGCAGGCGACGTCGACGAGGCCGTGTCGGGCATCCTGATGAACGGCCTGGTGGCCAGCGACGTCAACGGCGAATCGGTGCCCTCGGGCTTCTCCCGCATCGACGCCTTCCGCGTCGGCGTCCTCGGGGACACCGAACGCTGCTTCAAGCGCTTCGACTGA
- the glgB gene encoding alpha-1,4-glucan:alpha-1,4-glucan 6-glycosyltransferase, whose product MTQTKQASSPHLRPHTADLNRLLAGEHHDPHSVLGAHEYDDHTVIRAYRPHAVEVVAVIGGERYVFQHIEAGLFAVALPFTGLADYRLEVHYPGSDASTQVHTVADAYRFLPTLGEVDLHLFSEGRHERLWEILGAHPRSYTTPDGVVDGVSFAVWAPNAKGVSLIGEFNHWDGNEAQLRVLGSTGVWEVFWPGFEIGGLYKFRIHGADGSVSERADPMAFATEVPPKTASKVTRSDYTWADDEWMTRRAAQNPVFEPMSTLEVHLMSWRPGLSYRELASQLTQYVVENGFTHVELMPVAEHPFGGSWGYQVTSYYAPTSRLGTPDEFRHLVDTLHQAGIGVIMDWVPAHFPKDAWALGRFDGTALYEHSDPRRGEQLDWGTYVFDFGRAEVRNFLVANALYWLQEYHIDGLRVDAVASMLYLDYSRPEGGWTPNIYGGRENLEAVQFLQEMNATVHKAAPGIVTVAEESTSWPGVTRPTNLGGLGFSMKWNMGWMNDTLEFIKRDPIHRSYHHHEITFSMLYAFSENYVLPISHDEVVHGKGTLWGRMPGNDHNKAAGLRSLLAYQWAHPGKQLLFMGQEFGQRAEWSEERGVDWYQLDENSFSTGIQRMVHDMNTVYRTRRALWSQDTRPEGYSWIDANDSANNVLSFLRYGDDGSVLACVFNFSGAEHSRYRLGLPHAGTWREVLNTDADIYNGSGIGNYGAVEATDEPWHGRPASAVMVLPPLSALWFEYVAE is encoded by the coding sequence ATGACGCAGACCAAACAAGCGAGCAGCCCACATCTGCGGCCGCACACCGCCGACCTCAACCGGCTGCTGGCCGGCGAGCACCACGACCCGCATTCGGTGCTCGGCGCCCACGAGTACGACGACCACACCGTGATCCGCGCCTATCGACCCCATGCCGTCGAGGTGGTCGCGGTCATCGGCGGTGAGCGATATGTGTTCCAGCACATCGAAGCCGGGTTGTTCGCGGTCGCACTGCCGTTCACCGGGCTGGCCGACTATCGGCTCGAGGTGCACTACCCCGGTAGCGACGCCTCGACCCAGGTACACACGGTGGCCGACGCGTACCGGTTCCTGCCCACGCTCGGCGAGGTCGACTTGCACCTTTTCTCCGAGGGCCGCCACGAGCGGTTATGGGAGATCCTCGGCGCACACCCCCGCAGCTACACCACCCCCGACGGCGTCGTCGACGGTGTCTCGTTCGCGGTGTGGGCTCCGAACGCCAAGGGCGTCAGTCTGATCGGCGAGTTCAACCACTGGGACGGCAACGAAGCCCAGTTGCGTGTGCTCGGGTCGACCGGCGTGTGGGAGGTGTTCTGGCCGGGCTTCGAGATCGGCGGGTTGTACAAGTTCCGCATCCACGGCGCCGACGGTTCGGTCAGCGAGCGCGCCGATCCGATGGCGTTCGCGACCGAGGTACCGCCCAAGACCGCCTCGAAGGTGACCCGCAGCGACTACACGTGGGCGGACGACGAGTGGATGACGCGCCGCGCGGCCCAGAACCCGGTGTTCGAGCCGATGAGCACCCTCGAGGTGCACCTGATGTCGTGGCGTCCTGGTCTGAGCTATCGCGAACTGGCCTCCCAGCTCACCCAATACGTTGTCGAGAACGGGTTCACCCATGTCGAGCTGATGCCCGTGGCCGAGCATCCGTTCGGCGGCTCGTGGGGTTATCAAGTCACCTCGTATTACGCGCCGACGTCGCGGCTGGGCACCCCCGACGAGTTCCGCCACCTCGTCGACACGCTGCACCAGGCCGGCATCGGCGTGATCATGGACTGGGTGCCCGCCCACTTCCCGAAGGACGCCTGGGCGCTCGGCCGTTTCGACGGCACCGCGCTCTACGAGCACTCCGATCCTCGCCGCGGCGAGCAATTGGATTGGGGCACTTACGTCTTCGATTTCGGCCGTGCCGAGGTGCGCAACTTCCTGGTGGCCAACGCGTTGTACTGGCTGCAGGAGTACCACATCGACGGCCTGCGGGTGGATGCGGTCGCCTCGATGCTCTACCTCGACTACTCGCGCCCCGAAGGCGGATGGACCCCGAACATCTACGGCGGTCGCGAGAACCTCGAAGCCGTGCAGTTTCTTCAGGAGATGAACGCGACCGTGCACAAGGCCGCCCCCGGCATCGTGACGGTCGCCGAAGAGTCCACCTCGTGGCCCGGAGTGACCAGGCCGACGAACCTTGGCGGCCTTGGCTTCTCGATGAAGTGGAACATGGGCTGGATGAACGACACGCTGGAGTTCATCAAACGCGATCCGATCCACCGCAGCTACCACCACCACGAGATCACCTTCTCGATGCTCTACGCGTTCAGCGAGAACTATGTGCTGCCGATCAGCCATGACGAGGTCGTGCACGGCAAGGGCACGCTGTGGGGCAGGATGCCGGGCAACGACCACAACAAGGCCGCCGGGCTGCGCAGCCTGCTGGCGTATCAGTGGGCGCATCCAGGCAAGCAGCTGCTGTTCATGGGCCAGGAGTTCGGTCAGCGCGCCGAGTGGTCCGAGGAGCGTGGCGTGGACTGGTATCAGCTCGACGAGAACAGCTTCTCGACCGGCATCCAGCGCATGGTGCACGACATGAACACCGTCTACCGAACCCGGCGGGCGCTGTGGTCCCAAGACACCCGACCCGAGGGCTACAGCTGGATCGACGCCAACGATTCGGCCAACAACGTGCTGAGCTTCCTGCGCTACGGCGACGATGGCTCCGTGCTGGCGTGCGTGTTCAACTTCTCCGGCGCCGAGCACTCCCGCTATCGCCTGGGGTTACCGCACGCAGGCACCTGGCGCGAGGTGCTCAACACCGACGCCGACATCTACAACGGGTCGGGCATCGGTAACTACGGTGCGGTGGAGGCGACCGACGAGCCGTGGCACGGGCGTCCGGCGTCGGCGGTCATGGTGCTGCCCCCGCTGTCCGCGCTTTGGTTCGAATACGTCGCCGAGTAG
- a CDS encoding alpha-glucan phosphorylase: protein MKALRRFTVRTHLPDRLAALERLSINLRWSWDRPTQDLFETIDPELWKRVGCDPVGLLGQVSPQRLDTLAGDEEFLRRLDGLAADLDDYLNRPLWYQQELEHGAQLPNGIAYFSMEFGVAESLPNYSGGLGILAGDHLKAASDLGLPLIAVGLLYRSGYFRQSLTADGWQHESYPALDPQGLPLRLLTDRDGQRVLVAVAMPSENGYDGQLQARVWIAQVGRIPLLLLDSDVPENDHDLRGVTDRLYGGDQEHRIKQEILAGVGGVRAIRAFIELEGRPSPEVFHMNEGHAGFLGVERIRELIDAGLDFDTALTVVRSSTVFTTHTPVPAGIDRFPVEMVRRYFGGSTDGPSGAMSRLLPGLPLDRIIAFGEEDDPTKFNMAHMGLRLAQRANGVSMLHGNVSRHMFNELWPGFDPGEVPIGSITNGVHAPTWAAPQWMELGRELLGSEDLTSAREPAVWGRLQQVDTGHLWWIRSQLREQLVEDVRARLRRSYLERGAAEAELGWIATAFDPNVLTIGFARRVPTYKRLTLMLRDPERLERLLLNDERPIQLIVAGKSHPADDGGKALIQQVVKFADRPEVRHRIAFLPDYDMSMARQLYWGCDVWLNNPLRPLEACGTSGMKSALNGGLNLSIRDGWWDEWYDGENGWEIPTADGLADENRRDDLEAAALYDLLETTVAPKFYDRDERGVPARWVEMVRHTLIVLGPKVLASRMVRDYTEKYYAPAAQSLRRTVEPGNDGEPFGAARDLAGYRLRAQESWPKIQITDVDSYGLPDTPLLGSELTLTATVYLAGLRPEEVAVQAVLGRVDASDQLVEPVTVPMAHTGSADAGREVFSATAPLPVAGPVGYTVRVLPHHPLLAGDNELGLVTLA from the coding sequence ATGAAAGCGCTGAGAAGGTTCACCGTCCGAACGCATCTGCCCGACCGGCTGGCTGCGCTCGAACGGCTGTCGATCAACCTGCGCTGGTCCTGGGACCGACCGACGCAGGATCTGTTCGAGACGATCGACCCCGAGCTGTGGAAGCGGGTCGGCTGCGATCCGGTCGGCCTGTTGGGGCAGGTCAGCCCGCAGCGCCTGGACACGCTCGCCGGCGACGAGGAGTTCTTGCGCCGTCTCGACGGGCTGGCCGCCGATCTCGACGACTACCTCAACCGGCCGCTGTGGTACCAGCAGGAGCTCGAACACGGTGCCCAACTGCCCAACGGCATCGCGTACTTCTCGATGGAGTTCGGGGTGGCCGAGTCCCTCCCGAACTACTCGGGGGGCCTGGGCATCCTCGCCGGCGACCACCTCAAAGCCGCGTCGGATCTGGGCCTGCCGCTGATCGCGGTCGGGCTGCTCTACCGTTCGGGTTACTTTCGCCAGTCACTGACCGCCGATGGCTGGCAGCACGAGAGCTATCCGGCGCTGGACCCGCAGGGGCTGCCGCTTCGGCTGCTCACCGACCGCGACGGGCAACGGGTCCTCGTCGCCGTGGCGATGCCCAGCGAGAACGGGTACGACGGTCAGCTGCAGGCGCGGGTGTGGATCGCCCAGGTGGGCCGAATTCCGTTGCTGCTGCTGGATTCCGACGTCCCGGAGAATGACCACGACCTGCGTGGCGTGACCGATCGGCTCTACGGCGGCGATCAGGAGCACCGGATCAAACAGGAGATCCTCGCCGGTGTGGGCGGGGTGCGGGCGATCCGCGCGTTCATCGAGTTGGAAGGCCGGCCCTCGCCCGAGGTGTTCCACATGAACGAGGGACATGCCGGCTTCCTCGGTGTCGAGCGCATCCGGGAACTCATCGACGCCGGGCTCGACTTCGACACCGCGCTGACGGTGGTGCGGTCCTCGACGGTGTTCACCACGCACACCCCGGTGCCCGCGGGGATCGACCGGTTCCCGGTGGAGATGGTGCGGCGGTACTTCGGCGGTTCGACCGACGGCCCCTCGGGTGCGATGTCGCGGCTGCTGCCGGGCCTTCCGCTCGATCGCATCATCGCGTTCGGCGAGGAGGACGACCCGACCAAGTTCAACATGGCCCACATGGGTCTGCGGCTGGCCCAGCGCGCCAACGGTGTCTCGATGCTGCACGGCAACGTCAGCAGGCACATGTTCAACGAGCTGTGGCCGGGTTTCGATCCCGGCGAGGTGCCGATCGGGTCGATCACCAACGGTGTGCACGCGCCGACCTGGGCGGCGCCGCAGTGGATGGAACTCGGCCGCGAGCTGCTCGGCAGCGAGGACCTCACCAGTGCGCGCGAACCCGCGGTGTGGGGCCGCCTGCAGCAGGTCGACACCGGCCACCTGTGGTGGATCCGCTCGCAGCTGCGTGAGCAGCTCGTCGAGGACGTGCGCGCGAGGCTGCGCCGTTCCTATCTGGAACGCGGCGCGGCGGAAGCCGAACTGGGCTGGATCGCAACGGCTTTCGATCCCAACGTCCTGACGATCGGGTTCGCGCGGCGGGTGCCGACCTACAAGCGTCTGACGTTGATGCTGCGCGACCCCGAACGGCTGGAGCGACTGCTGCTCAACGACGAGCGGCCGATCCAGCTCATCGTCGCGGGGAAATCCCACCCCGCCGACGACGGCGGCAAGGCCCTGATCCAGCAGGTGGTGAAGTTCGCCGACCGGCCCGAGGTCCGGCACCGGATCGCCTTTTTGCCCGACTACGACATGTCGATGGCCCGCCAGCTGTACTGGGGATGCGACGTGTGGCTCAACAATCCGCTGCGGCCGTTGGAGGCGTGCGGCACGTCGGGCATGAAGAGCGCGCTCAACGGCGGGCTGAACCTGTCCATCCGCGACGGGTGGTGGGACGAGTGGTACGACGGCGAGAACGGGTGGGAAATCCCCACCGCCGACGGTCTGGCCGACGAGAACCGGCGTGACGACCTCGAAGCGGCCGCTCTGTATGACCTGCTGGAGACGACGGTGGCGCCGAAGTTCTACGACCGCGACGAGCGTGGCGTCCCGGCGCGGTGGGTCGAGATGGTGCGGCACACGCTGATCGTGTTGGGTCCCAAGGTGCTGGCGTCGCGGATGGTGCGCGACTACACCGAGAAGTACTACGCGCCGGCGGCGCAGTCGCTGCGACGGACCGTCGAACCCGGCAATGATGGTGAACCATTCGGCGCCGCAAGGGATCTGGCCGGCTACCGGCTGCGTGCCCAGGAATCGTGGCCCAAGATCCAGATCACCGACGTCGACAGCTACGGTCTGCCCGACACCCCGCTGCTGGGTTCGGAGCTCACGTTGACCGCCACCGTGTACCTGGCGGGCCTGCGCCCCGAAGAGGTTGCCGTGCAAGCGGTGCTGGGTCGCGTCGACGCGAGCGACCAACTCGTCGAACCGGTGACGGTGCCGATGGCGCACACAGGGAGCGCCGACGCCGGCAGGGAAGTGTTCTCCGCGACCGCTCCGTTGCCCGTAGCCGGGCCGGTGGGTTACACCGTGCGCGTCCTGCCGCACCACCCGCTGCTGGCGGGCGACAACGAGCTCGGCCTCGTCACGCTCGCGTGA
- a CDS encoding MspA protein gives MTIGIVLRRGLTVITVAGVLGSLGAASASADPEAEPVVAEVPAEGAPPPPPPPDGAVESTPPAVTETPDGWRLEMSAEKETQAPTPPLTTALSSREYVVGGTYKGRLIGPGGGEAPEGSLEVGYEIGCGIDMSTSNGVSLTGTAGINPSIGLLGLTVVGGGEDFGILPSLGGNVGGGITVGLKPGLVNVVPVTKKKFTGAEPWVMVSNFRVKIDGCVGESFIRSYAYLSHSTDQSEAIVAWYGVTKKI, from the coding sequence GTGACGATTGGGATTGTGCTGCGGCGAGGCCTCACCGTGATCACGGTCGCGGGGGTGCTCGGCAGTTTGGGCGCCGCATCCGCGTCGGCCGATCCGGAGGCCGAGCCGGTCGTGGCCGAAGTGCCCGCCGAGGGGGCGCCCCCTCCGCCGCCGCCTCCGGACGGCGCCGTCGAATCCACCCCGCCCGCGGTGACCGAGACTCCCGACGGTTGGCGCCTGGAAATGAGCGCCGAGAAAGAGACCCAGGCACCGACACCTCCGCTGACGACCGCACTGTCGTCGCGCGAATACGTCGTCGGCGGCACCTATAAGGGTCGGCTGATCGGCCCGGGGGGAGGCGAAGCGCCGGAGGGCAGCCTTGAAGTCGGTTACGAGATCGGCTGCGGCATCGACATGAGCACCTCGAACGGCGTCTCCCTGACCGGCACCGCAGGCATCAACCCGTCCATCGGGCTGCTGGGGCTCACCGTGGTCGGTGGTGGAGAGGACTTCGGAATCCTGCCGAGCCTCGGCGGCAATGTCGGCGGCGGTATCACCGTGGGCCTCAAACCGGGTCTGGTCAACGTGGTGCCGGTGACGAAGAAGAAGTTCACCGGCGCGGAGCCGTGGGTGATGGTGAGCAATTTCCGGGTCAAGATCGACGGCTGCGTCGGCGAGTCCTTCATCCGCTCGTATGCGTACCTCAGCCATTCCACCGACCAGTCCGAGGCGATCGTCGCCTGGTACGGCGTCACGAAAAAGATCTGA